Proteins encoded together in one Ictidomys tridecemlineatus isolate mIctTri1 chromosome 3, mIctTri1.hap1, whole genome shotgun sequence window:
- the Cd7 gene encoding T-cell antigen CD7, whose product MALLLLLASALSGTLAARARGDSRLLVEVQQSPRYATIPEGGSVSITCSTNGTLKGLYLKQSWPQAAYVVYYEDEESRTSTVDPQFQGRVSFSGPQNNLTISMHHLRKADSGTYTCEAVQDFLDSNAPGPGTMVAVTDTLSLHRCQEPPLTSRVLPTALAVGFFLMGLGLGVLCTLRRTQIKGMCTSRKKSSSSVVYEDMCYSRRNTLSTPNQCH is encoded by the exons ATGGCTCTGCTGCTCCTGCTGGCTAGCGCCCTGTCTGGGACCCTGGCTGCCCGAG CCCGTGGTGACAGCAGGCTCTTGGTGGAGGTGCAGCAGTCTCCCCGCTACGCGACCATCCCAGAGGGGGGCTCGGTCAGCATCACCTGCTCCACCAACGGGACCCTGAAAGGGCTCTACCTGAAGCAAAGCTGGCCCCAGGCCGCATACGTGGTCTACTATGAGGACGAGGAGAGCAGGACCTCCACTGTGGACCCGCAGTTCCAGGGCCGCGTCAGCTTCTCGGGGCCTCAGAACAACCTGACCATCAGCATGCACCACCTGCGGAAGGCCGACTCGGGCACCTACACCTGCGAGGCCGTCCAGGACTTCCTGGACAGCAACGCCCCAGGCCCCGGCACCATGGTCGCCGTGACAG ACACACTGTCCCTGCACAGATGCCAGGAGCCTCCACTGACGTCCCGCGTCCTCCCCACTGCCCTGGCGGTGGGCTTCTTCCTcatggggctgggcctgggggtgCTGTGCACGCTGAGAAGGACGCAG ATTAAGGGAATGTGCACCTCGAGGAAGAAGAGCTCGTCCAGCGTGGTCTATGAGGACATGTGCTACAGCCGCCGCAATACCCTGTCCACCCCCAACCAGTGCCACTGA